In the genome of Candidatus Electrothrix rattekaaiensis, the window TGCCTGCGGCTCATAGAAAGCTGCTTGGAGAGGGAGTTGTGGCAGGAGGTGCAACTACTTGTACGGGAAATCAACACCTACCTTGACCGCCAGGGCCATTGGACAGAGCAACTGTCCGCCGTAGAGATGAACCTTACTGCGGCCCGCAAGACAGGTGATCGCATGGTTGAAGGTTGGTGCCTGAACGCGCTTGGCTACACCTGCACCCGACGGGGAGAGTATGACAAAGCTCATGCATGGTATGAGCAGTGCCTGCCCATACGCCGCGAGCTGGAAGACCGGCTGGGAGAAGGCGTGACCCTGAACAACATGGCTGCGATTTATCGGCAACAGGGCAGGTACGAGCCAGCCTTGCAGACATATCAGCAGAGCTTGAGCATCAGACAGGAGGTCGGCGATCGAGAAGGGGAAGGTGCGACCCTGAATAATATCGGTATGCTTTATAGGGCGCAAGGCGATAACGAGCAAGCCTTGCAGCAGTATGAGCAAAGCCTGCCTATCATGCGGGAGGTTGGCGATAAGATCGGGGAAGGCGGAACCCTGAATAATATTGCTTCGATCTACCATGCACAAGGCAAGTTGGGCAAGGCGTTGGAGTATCGTAAACAATCCTTGGCGATTCGGCGAGTATTGGGTGACCTAGCCGGAGAAGCGGTAACGTGCTGGAGTATCGGCACTACCTATGAAGACCTAGGCGAGCTTGCTCAGGCCGATGAATACATGACCTTAGCCGTGGAGATTGAAGAGAAGATCGGCCATCCTGATCTGGAGAATGACCGTAACTACCTGGAGCAGGTGCAGGCAAAGCGGTAAGGGGCGTAGGGGCGGTTCGCGAACCGCCCTTACAATACCTGTTCATGTACCCATGAACCCCCGGTTCCTACCTGCACGAAAGCACGGTTCCTACCTGTACGAAAGGATCGTTCCTACCTGCACGAAAGGATCGTTCCTACCTGCACGAAAGGATCGTTCCTACCTGCACGAAAGGATCGTTCCTACCTGCACGAAAAGATCGTTCCTACCTGTACCAACCCTCCCTTCATACCCCCTGGAAAGAAATCTCCCTCAATGGAGGAACCCAGCACCGCATTTGCTTGACAAATCCCCACGTTCTCCGTAGGATAAGCATTAAATTGCAATTACAAGAAGGTAGAACGATATTCCAGCAAAAGGAGGTAAGCAATGACAACAATACAATGGCGACCGGTAACCAATTCCCTGACCGTACCCCTGTCCTACAGTGCCTGTTTCATCCCACGCAACTCCGCTGGCATTAAGGATCTTGCCGCTGACATTGCCCGGCAGCACCCCAATTTCAACAAGAACGACATCCTGACTATCCTCCGCGCTGAGGACAAGGCCATTCAGACCCGACTGCTCAATGGCGAGCAGGTGACCAAAGAGGGTTTCTGTAGCTGGTCCCTGGCCTTTTCCGGTCGCCTGGACAGCCCAAACGACCCGCTGCCTCCCCTCAAGGAATCCCTGCACGTCAGTGTCCGTGTCTCTCCTTCTTTTGTCAAGACCATCCGCCAAAATGCCCGTACTGAACGCCTGCCCATGCGCATGAAACTGCCCCAGATCAATCGGGCTGAGGAGACCCTGTTAAAGCTGAACAACGTACTCAGTCCGTCAGGCGTGCTCCAGCTCAGCGGCACCAATCTCCAGTTCGACCCGGAAGGCGGCAGCGGCAGTTGTGTCATTGAGGGCACCCGGAGTGGCACGGTCACTCAGACCCACTTCCCTGTTATCTCCAACACCTCGATCATGCTCATGCCCCAAGTCCCGGAGCAGGACAACCCCTGGAACAACGAGTACCGCATATCTGTCAATACCCATTACAGCGAGCACGGCACCTTGCGCAGCGGCACCTACGGTCGGATGCTCCGCGCCCCCCTGACCCTGAGCGGTTTCGGCAACCCTGATCAGCCGGAGGTCGGTATGCTTACGGGCAGCGCGGACAGCCCTTATGTCAGTGCTGTGGGCAGCACCGTGACAGCGGGCGAGATCCTCCGCATTCAGGCTCTTCATGATGTACAGCAGGACAAGATCCTCTTTAACCTGCTAGATATGGAGGAAAGCGGGAAAACAGGCGGGGTTGTGGTTGTTGGGGGCAACGGCGAATACACCTTGCCCGGCTTTACTGACTCTGCTGTCAGCAGCCTAGATATTCGGGTGAATGACTATGACGCACTGAAGAAGATAATCCGCAACGACTATGGCGGCAGACTGGTGGATATCTTGCAGGTGACCTTGTAGAAAATAGAAAATATACCTCGTCCCTTGTGGAACGAGGTGTTGCGAGCCCTCTTGGAATCATTTATCAAGATCTGCCGGAGAACCATAACGCTTCTCCAGCCTTTCTTCCGGTCTATTGTAATAATGCTGGTTTTCTGAATGACTCGCCCCATCTTCATTGAAGTAACGGGTGATCCGACCCGGCATTTCTGTCACTGGTTCCTTCATTGCCAGTTCATATCCGATAGAAAACGCAAGAACAACAATCAGGGTGAGGACTGATTTCTTTTTTCTGTGCTCACTGGGCAGGAGGACAAGTCCGACCAGAACAGCAATCATGATCCATAAATGATACTCTGCTAACAGCTCCATACTACGCTCCTTTTTGAACGTGCCTTCTCAAGATAACCTGTTTAAGAGGGAACCGGAGAAAAATACCCAACATAAAAAAACGACAAACAAACACTACAACTTTTTCTGATTAAAGATAACGAAAATATTTCTGAAAGGCAATTGTAGTTTTGGGTCAGCACTAAAATGATTCCCTCATTTTCTCTTGCTCTTTTTCTCCTCATCTGTTTTTCTCTGGCCATTGCGCATACAGTTATCCATAATCCACAAAATAGAGTATTTTTCAGAATCGAAGCTCGGAAGAGCGTATTTCCTGCTCTCAATCTAACCGTTTCAGAACGGTATAAAATAATTCATTTAACATGATACGATCCCAAGTAAAGACACTGGTTGACCAATGTTTTCAGCAGGGCGTGGACCAGGGCCTTTGGTCCGAAGCCGCTGCAAATCTGTATAATGTGGAAGTGCCTCGCCATGAGGGCCAGGGGGATTTTTCCACCAATTTCGCTATGGTCCTAGCTGGCAAAGAAAAGCGCAACCCCCGCGAGATTGCCGGGCAGCTGGTGGACCTGCTCAATAAGGATGAGGGCTTGCTGGATAAGGTGGAGATCGCCGGGCCAGGCTTTGTGAACCTTTTCCTCAAACCTTCGGTTTGGAGCACCGTGCTTGCGCCCATCAGCGAGCAGGGCAGGGCGTTTGGCCTCTCCGATGTCGGTAAGGGGAAGAAAGTAATGGTGGAGTTTGTCAGTGCCAATCCCACTGGCCCCCTCAGTGTAGGTCACGGTCGCAACGCCATCCTTGGTGATACCATTGCCCGTCTGCTCAAGGCCACCGGTCATGATGTCACCCGTGAATATTATTTCAATGATGCAGGCCGCCAGATGCGAGTTTTGGCCGATTCCCTCAAGGCTCGTTACTTAGAAAAGCTGGGCCTAGAGAATGAATTCCCGGAAGACGGCTACCAGGGCGATTATATATACGAGATCGCCCAAGGCATGATTGACGAAGCCGGTGACGGCTTCAAAGACGTGGAGGACCAGACCCTTTTTCGCAAACGGGCACAGGATGCCATCTTTGCCGATATTGATACCACGCTCAAGCGCATCGGTATCACCTTTGACTCATACTACAACGAGCACACCCTGTATGAAGAAGGCATGATTGAAGATGTGGTTGATCAACTCCGGGCCAAGGGGCTGGTGTACGAGCAGGACGAAGCAACTTGGTTCAAGACGAGTGAGTTTGGTCAGGAACAGGATCGGGTGATTATCAAGAATACCGGCGAGCCCACCTATCGCCTACCGGATATCGCCTATCACCGGGAAAAATTTCGGCGCGGCTTTGACTGGATGATCAATGTGTTCGGGGCGGATCATATTGCCACGGTGCCTGATGTGCTGGCCGGTATTGAGGCATTAGGCCTTGATAAATCCAAGGTACACGTCGTGTTGTATCAGTTTGTCACCCTGTTGCGAGACGGCAAACAGGTCAAGATGTCCACCCGTAAGGCCACCTTTGTCACGGTGGATGAGCTGGTTGATGAGGTGGGCGTTGATGCACTCCGTTTCTTTTTCCTAATGCGCAAACCGGATTCCCAGTTGGAGTTTGATCTAGAACTGGCCACTGCCCAGAGTCAGGAAAACCCGGTGTACTATGTCCAGTACGCCCATGCCCGACTCTGTTCCATTGAACGGATGGCAACGGAAAAAGGCATCAATTTGCCCGTACTGGCTGAAACCGACCTCTCCCCCTTGCAGGAGGAGGAAGAGTATCAGCTGCTCAAGACCTTGGCCTCCTACCCGGCCTTGGTTGCTGATGCGGCCACTGACTTGGCTCCGCATCGGATTATCTTCTTTCTTATGGAGTTAGCCGGGAATTTTCACTCTTTCTATAATAAACATAAGGTGGTGACTGAAGATCAGCAGCTCACTGCTGCACGGCTCTGCCTTTGCCAGGGCATCAAAGCTGTGCTGGCTAATGGGCTGGATCTGGTTGGGTTAGTCGCACCTGAGAAGATGTAGCTTGGTCGACATGATGGGCAGGAGCTTTCATGCAGACTGGCGACAAGCCGGATTGCAATGCTTGCTTCTGCCCCGAGTGAGATGGTCAAGCTGGGCACAGCCCTGTGTTGTTAGCGTCAGCTCGACTATCTCGCGATGTTTGTCAATAAGACCTGCTGGCAAGGCGTCTGGGGGGAAAAACTTGGCCTCCAGGATTTCATGCGGATCTACCTGAAGCTCACCGCCTTTTAATATTGCTACCATACTGACCTCGACCCGCATTTTATAACCGCTGTCAAAACGGAGAAAACGGGTCACTTCGATATCAAAATTGGTTTCCTCCTTTACCTCTCGTACCAAAGTATCACTGAGTTCTTCTCGGCGGACTGCAAAACCACTGGGAAGTCCCCATGACCCTTCTTCCCAATATCGATGCCGTAAAAGCAGGATCTTGCCCTGATCATTAAACACCACTCCAGATACACAGACATTCATTTTGCAGTGCAAAAACCACAGGATATACCACTGTATTGTTCCATTAAGATTCCGCCATATTTTCGCCAGTAGGCTGCTCATTCATCACCTCAAAAAAAAATGGCTCCCAAGACAAATCTTGGAAGCCGGATGGAATAACTTTATTTTTCTTCTACCGGATACGCCACCTTATCTTCCTGGCCGAACCATTCTTTCCAGCCACCCTTGAGGGCATATACTTCCTTGAAACCTTTCTCCTCAATCAATGTGCGTGCCAAACTGGCACTGCTGCCTTCATTATTTCAAGCGCAGTAAATAACCAGTTTTTTATCCGTTGGAATGCTGCTCAACCACTCGTCAACAGCTTTTGCAGGGGTGCGTACAGCCCCTTTAATCTTAAATTCGCTGGATTTCCAATCTTTTTCGGACCGTGCATCCATAATGACGATCTCACCCGAATCCATCTGTGCCTTCAGTTCCTCTTTGCTCATACGCGGGGCCTCTACGGCAAAAGCAACTGCCAAGGAACCGACAAAGAGAAACAGTGTGACTAAGAACAAAATTTTTTTCATGCTTCTTTCTCCTTTCGTGAATATTTAGTGATACAAAAAACGGCAAGCTGTCATCCATGCCCCCTTGAACTTTATCTATAATAAACAAAATACAAGATCCCTTCAAAATAAAAAAAATTTCTCGGAAGGATTGCATGGCTTTTCATGAGACTTCATAAGTCTCGTTGTCAGCTCCGGCAAAAGATGTTATCCTTTTTATCTATGTAAACTTGCTAGTAATATGCGATTTAACCTTCCTGAATAATGAAGAAAACACATAATGCAATAACTGGGAAAGGATCGTCCTTGTCCAAGTACCAGGATATCATGGTGGGCAACCGCTCCTTAGCGGCTTTTCTCTACTACGAATGGTGTCAGTTATTAGGCCCTGTCCCAGGAGCACTGGGTATGGTCCTCCGGAAATTTTTTTGGCCTCTGATGTTCGGCAGTTGTGGCAAGGGATGTATGTTTGCTTCCGGTATCATCGTTCGCCAGCCCGGCAGAATACATCTTGGTGACACTGTGGTCATCAGCGAAGGGTGCATTCTTGATGGTCGGCATGGAACCGAGCCTGTCTCTATCCGTCTCGGCAATAATGTTATTCTCTCCAATGATGTTATGATCTCATGTAAAAACGGCACCGTCACTATTGGGGATAACTGTGGTTTAAATGCCCGGACTATTGTTCAATCCACCAATAATTGCCCGGTGGTTATCGGACCGGACTGTATTATCGGCCAGCAATGTTTTCTTGTCGGAGGAGGAAGTTATCATATTGATCGTCTGGATATCCCGATTCGGGAGCAGGGAATACGAGCTGACGGCGGCGTGTGTCTTGAGGAAGATGTATGGCTTGGGGGCAACGTAACCGTGCTCGGTGGGGTAACCATAGGCAAGGGGAGTGTGGCCGGAGCCGGTGCGCTCCTGACCCGTTCTGTTGCTGCCCAAACAATTTCCTTGGGTACACCTGCCCGGGTGGTTAAAAAGCGTACACCGCGTAAAACTATGGGCGAGGTATGACCGGAAAAATGACTGGGAAAAGAAAACGGCAGCTTATTCTTGCCGTTAAAATATCATTCAGTTCCACGGTAATGTTTTTGCTCTACCGCAGCATTCCCTTAGAAGAGCTCAAGGAGGTAATGGTATCACTGAACTATTTCTATTTTCTGCCTATTTGCCTGCTGCTCTTTGTGAATACTGTGTTGAGTGCTTTGAAATGGCACCTCTTTCTGTCAGCTGACGGGGTTGATATCCCCCTGTCAACGCTGACTATGACCTATCTGGTCGGTAGTTTTTACAACCTCTTTCTTCCCTCAAATATAGGCGGAGATTCGTACCGAATCTATGATATCGCGCAAAAAAGCAGAGACAGCGTACGTTCAGCTGCGTCCGTGTTTGCAGATCGTTTTTCCGGTTTTCTTGCTCTTGTTTCACTCAGTTTGGTTTCTTCGATCCTCGTGGCCCGCGAATTTCATAATCTGTTTTTTTTCCTCGCGCCTTTGCTGATTTTCCTGGTTATGCTTGCCGTGTTGGTCGCTTTAGTCAAGGAAAAGCCTGTTCGGACCCTGCTCAAACTGACCCGCTTAAACCGTTTTCCCTTTCTGGTCGGTCTCACGGAAAAGTTTTTTCTCTCCTTCCAATGTTACGGGGCTAATCGCAAATTGTTGACCCAAGTTATGCTGATTTCCTTTGTTTTTCAATTATCGGTTATTATGATCGTGCAGCTGCTTGCTCTTTCTCTCCATGCCTCTGTTTCTTTTTTTTATTTTAGTGCCTTTGTGCCGCTGATTACACTGATGGAAGCCCTGCCTATTTCCGTGTTCGGTTTAGGCTTACGGGATATGGGGT includes:
- the argS gene encoding arginine--tRNA ligase, yielding MIRSQVKTLVDQCFQQGVDQGLWSEAAANLYNVEVPRHEGQGDFSTNFAMVLAGKEKRNPREIAGQLVDLLNKDEGLLDKVEIAGPGFVNLFLKPSVWSTVLAPISEQGRAFGLSDVGKGKKVMVEFVSANPTGPLSVGHGRNAILGDTIARLLKATGHDVTREYYFNDAGRQMRVLADSLKARYLEKLGLENEFPEDGYQGDYIYEIAQGMIDEAGDGFKDVEDQTLFRKRAQDAIFADIDTTLKRIGITFDSYYNEHTLYEEGMIEDVVDQLRAKGLVYEQDEATWFKTSEFGQEQDRVIIKNTGEPTYRLPDIAYHREKFRRGFDWMINVFGADHIATVPDVLAGIEALGLDKSKVHVVLYQFVTLLRDGKQVKMSTRKATFVTVDELVDEVGVDALRFFFLMRKPDSQLEFDLELATAQSQENPVYYVQYAHARLCSIERMATEKGINLPVLAETDLSPLQEEEEYQLLKTLASYPALVADAATDLAPHRIIFFLMELAGNFHSFYNKHKVVTEDQQLTAARLCLCQGIKAVLANGLDLVGLVAPEKM
- a CDS encoding NUDIX domain-containing protein produces the protein MSSLLAKIWRNLNGTIQWYILWFLHCKMNVCVSGVVFNDQGKILLLRHRYWEEGSWGLPSGFAVRREELSDTLVREVKEETNFDIEVTRFLRFDSGYKMRVEVSMVAILKGGELQVDPHEILEAKFFPPDALPAGLIDKHREIVELTLTTQGCAQLDHLTRGRSKHCNPACRQSA
- a CDS encoding rhodanese-related (seleno)protein; translated protein: MKKILFLVTLFLFVGSLAVAFAVEAPRMSKEELKAQMDSGEIVIMDARSEKDWKSSEFKIKGAVRTPAKAVDEWLSSIPTDKKLVIYCAUNNEGSSASLARTLIEEKGFKEVYALKGGWKEWFGQEDKVAYPVEEK
- a CDS encoding acyltransferase translates to MKKTHNAITGKGSSLSKYQDIMVGNRSLAAFLYYEWCQLLGPVPGALGMVLRKFFWPLMFGSCGKGCMFASGIIVRQPGRIHLGDTVVISEGCILDGRHGTEPVSIRLGNNVILSNDVMISCKNGTVTIGDNCGLNARTIVQSTNNCPVVIGPDCIIGQQCFLVGGGSYHIDRLDIPIREQGIRADGGVCLEEDVWLGGNVTVLGGVTIGKGSVAGAGALLTRSVAAQTISLGTPARVVKKRTPRKTMGEV
- a CDS encoding lysylphosphatidylglycerol synthase transmembrane domain-containing protein, which gives rise to MTGKRKRQLILAVKISFSSTVMFLLYRSIPLEELKEVMVSLNYFYFLPICLLLFVNTVLSALKWHLFLSADGVDIPLSTLTMTYLVGSFYNLFLPSNIGGDSYRIYDIAQKSRDSVRSAASVFADRFSGFLALVSLSLVSSILVAREFHNLFFFLAPLLIFLVMLAVLVALVKEKPVRTLLKLTRLNRFPFLVGLTEKFFLSFQCYGANRKLLTQVMLISFVFQLSVIMIVQLLALSLHASVSFFYFSAFVPLITLMEALPISVFGLGLRDMGYVFFFGWVGMTDVQTRSLALLFLGMSVGYSLIGGIVYLLRLLTSEPNSPADSPVP